In one Microtus ochrogaster isolate Prairie Vole_2 chromosome 6 unlocalized genomic scaffold, MicOch1.0 chr6_random_2, whole genome shotgun sequence genomic region, the following are encoded:
- the LOC101992154 gene encoding LOW QUALITY PROTEIN: nucleosome assembly protein 1-like 4 (The sequence of the model RefSeq protein was modified relative to this genomic sequence to represent the inferred CDS: substituted 2 bases at 2 genomic stop codons), translating to MAENSLSDGSPADSVEAAKNASGTEKLTEQVMQNPQVLAALQGRLDNISHTPSSYIETLPKAVKRRINALKQLQVRCAHIEAKFYEEVHDLERKYAALYQPLFDKRREFITGDVEPTDAESAXHSEHEEEDKLAGDMKNKVVIAEKEAATAEELTSKGIPVFWFTIFRNVDMLSELVQEYDEPILKHLQDIKVKFSDPRQPMSFVLEFHFEPNDYFTNPVLTKIYKMKSEPDKADPFSFEGPEIVDCDGCTIDWKKGKNVTVKTIKKKQKHKGRGTVXTITKQVPNESFCNFFSPLKASGDGESLDEDSEFTLASDFEIGHYFRERIVPRAVLYFTGEAIEDDDNFEEGEEGEEEELEGDEEGEEEDDAEVNPKKEPSQPAECKQQ from the coding sequence ATGGCAGAAAACAGTCTTTCAGATGGAAGCCCTGCAGATTCTGTGGAAGCTGCTAAAAATGCCAGTGGTACAGAAAAGCTCACAGAGCAGGTGATGCAGAACCCACAAGTGCTGGCAGCTTTGCAGGGACGTCTTGACAACATCTCTCACACTCCTTCTAGCTACATAGAAACTTTACCCAAAGCTGTCAAAAGGAGAATTAATGCTCTGAAGCAGCTCCAGGTGAGGTGTGCGCACATAGAAGCCAAGTTCTACGAGGAAGTTCATGACCTGGAGAGGAAGTATGCAGCCTTGTACCAACCTCTCTTTGACAAGAGAAGAGAATTCATCACTGGTGACGTGGAGCCCACGGATGCAGAGTCAGCGTGACACAGTGAGCATGAGGAAGAAGACAAGCTGGCTGGAGATATGAAGAATAAAGTAGTTATAGCTGAGAAagaagcagcaacagcagaagaGCTGACCTCCAAAGGCATCCCTGTGTTCTGGTTCACCATCTTCAGAAACGTAGATATGCTTAGTGAGCTGGTGCAGGAATATGATGAACCAATCTTGAAACACCTGCAAGATATTAAAGTCAAGTTTTCAGACCCTAGACAGCCTATGTCTTTCGTACTAGAGTTTCACTTTGAACCCAACGACTACTTCACCAATCCTGTCCTGACGAAAATATACAAGATGAAATCAGAACCAGACAAGGCTGACCCATTTTCTTTTGAAGGTCCTGAAATTGTGGACTGTGACGGGTGTACAATTGactggaagaaggggaaaaatgtCACAGTCAAAACCATCAAGAAAAAGCAGAAGCACAAGGGCCGGGGCACCGTGTGAACCATCACCAAGCAAGTGCCCAATGAGTCCTTCTGCAACTTCTTCAGCCCCCTAAAAGCATCTGGAGATGGAGAATCTCTGGATGAAGATTCCGAGTTCACCTTAGCCTCTGACTTTGAAATTGGTCACTATTTCCGTGAGCGAATCGTGCCACGGGCTGTCCTCTACTTCACTGGGGAAGCCATAGAGGACGATGACAATTTTGAAGAAGgcgaggagggagaagaggaggaattggaaggagatgaggagggagaagaggaggatgatgCTGAGGTTAACCCCAAGAAAGAACCCAGCCAGCCGGCGGAGTGCAAGCAGCAGTAA